One genomic region from Reichenbachiella ulvae encodes:
- a CDS encoding SusC/RagA family TonB-linked outer membrane protein, whose amino-acid sequence MIKLRQTKVRLHGLMRMSLLLLALSGYSAMAQDIAISGKVTSTMGEELPGVSVLIKGTSQGTVTNAEGNYSLKANSADDILVFSFIGMKAQEAVIGGRSVINITMEEDVASLEEVIVTGYSSESKQTITGSVDALDAEKAFSIPSTSAAEGFQGRLTGVTVTSDGSPGQAPIVRVRGIATTGNNDPLYIIDGFQTNDPNFLTDLNTSDIESVTVLKDAAVASVYGARATNGVIVIKTRKGSYNAGKPTVTFDMSYGVQTPIEFPDMLNSEQLGEVFWQSMENDGLTSADDAWGHPQFGDGDTPQLSQFMGKPGFDSSQPYDADNNRFARTSNGTDWFDELFDDARYQNYYLSVNGGTESSKYMMSMGYMEREGILLGTGYDRYTGRANTEFAINDRLRIGQNLSLAYSNQVLQPGMNGDDSPIALAYRASPLMPVYDEGGNFAGTFASSAGLGNAQNPVAVMTRAKDNDNANLRVYGDAFIEVEPIDGLVLKSNIGVNYRTGVGNIYTALNPEHSEAITSNMLSTGKFVSSGYVWSNYLSYDKKFGNHTVSFFGGVEAIKNSFEISVIQQTNFLLGDDVVDFRLIGAGTGPISAPQGSNSSTSSSLFSYFGKLSYNFSNKYLLSATLRRDETSRFLEGNNTGVFPAFSLGWVLSEEAFIPDFIANLKVRGSYGQMGNQSLPTANPVSNISVLNDEYAFYNFGGANTPGAILQNPGNPNLTWETSVQQNLGLDVAVLGGDVEFTFDYFDIVSQDNIIAPPTVTTGPYAPTNPYFNLGEISNKGIDLALSYANNSSSSELKYQVGLKVSRYRNEILKTDEQDNSLVGGNIRGITFTNSEVGGPISSFYGREVVGIFRSEAEVAAAPDHGFATDADGVGRFQYADLDGNGSIDDMDRKSLGSPNPDFTYGFNLDIQYKGFDLALFINGSKGNEIYNYTKALTDFPTFYNGNRSGRVLDAFHPTDNPGGSVPALSQSVQNNETQPSSYYVEDGSFMRLKNLQIGYSLPEDIISTVGMSRARIYLQASNLFTITDYSGLDPEIGRFNNNDIDTGIDFGSYPTSQTYLIGLSVDF is encoded by the coding sequence ATGATTAAACTTAGACAAACTAAGGTTAGGTTGCATGGCCTAATGAGAATGTCTCTGTTGCTACTGGCACTATCTGGGTATAGTGCCATGGCGCAGGACATAGCTATTAGTGGTAAGGTTACCTCCACTATGGGCGAAGAATTACCTGGGGTGAGTGTTCTTATTAAAGGAACCTCTCAAGGTACAGTTACAAACGCAGAGGGGAACTATTCCCTGAAAGCCAATTCAGCAGATGATATTTTGGTATTTTCTTTCATTGGGATGAAGGCCCAGGAAGCAGTTATCGGAGGCAGATCTGTGATTAACATTACCATGGAAGAAGATGTGGCATCACTAGAAGAGGTGATAGTGACAGGTTATTCTTCTGAATCAAAACAAACCATTACTGGATCTGTTGATGCTTTAGATGCCGAGAAGGCCTTCTCTATTCCATCTACATCTGCAGCCGAAGGTTTCCAGGGACGTTTAACTGGTGTTACTGTTACTTCTGATGGTAGCCCGGGACAAGCTCCTATTGTAAGAGTACGTGGTATCGCAACTACGGGTAACAATGATCCATTGTATATCATCGATGGTTTCCAAACCAATGATCCGAACTTTCTTACAGATCTTAATACAAGTGATATAGAAAGTGTAACGGTATTGAAAGATGCAGCAGTGGCTTCTGTATATGGTGCCAGAGCTACCAATGGTGTAATTGTAATTAAGACCAGAAAGGGTTCTTATAACGCAGGCAAGCCAACCGTAACATTTGATATGTCTTATGGGGTTCAAACTCCAATAGAGTTTCCCGACATGCTTAATTCTGAGCAACTAGGTGAAGTGTTCTGGCAAAGTATGGAAAATGATGGTTTGACCAGTGCGGATGATGCTTGGGGACATCCACAGTTCGGTGATGGTGATACTCCACAATTGTCTCAATTTATGGGTAAGCCTGGATTCGATTCCTCTCAGCCATATGATGCAGACAACAACAGATTCGCAAGAACTAGCAATGGTACTGATTGGTTCGACGAGTTGTTCGATGATGCGAGATATCAGAATTACTATTTATCAGTGAATGGTGGAACCGAATCTAGCAAATACATGATGTCCATGGGTTACATGGAGAGAGAAGGTATTTTGTTAGGGACAGGATATGACAGATACACTGGACGCGCCAATACCGAATTTGCTATAAACGATCGATTAAGAATTGGTCAGAATTTAAGTTTAGCATATTCTAATCAAGTGTTGCAGCCAGGTATGAATGGGGATGACAGTCCTATTGCATTGGCTTACAGAGCCAGTCCATTGATGCCTGTCTATGATGAAGGTGGAAATTTTGCTGGAACATTTGCAAGTTCAGCTGGGTTGGGTAATGCGCAAAACCCAGTGGCTGTAATGACTAGAGCAAAAGATAACGACAATGCAAATCTTAGAGTTTATGGTGATGCTTTTATAGAAGTGGAACCAATCGATGGGTTAGTATTAAAATCTAACATCGGGGTAAATTACAGAACAGGGGTTGGAAATATCTACACAGCCTTGAATCCTGAGCATAGTGAAGCCATTACTAGCAATATGTTGTCGACAGGTAAATTTGTAAGTTCTGGATATGTTTGGTCGAATTACCTTTCTTATGATAAGAAATTTGGTAACCATACAGTCTCTTTCTTTGGAGGTGTAGAGGCTATCAAAAATTCATTTGAGATCTCAGTTATTCAGCAAACTAACTTCTTGCTTGGTGATGATGTAGTGGACTTCCGATTGATTGGTGCTGGAACAGGTCCTATCAGTGCACCTCAAGGTTCTAATTCGAGTACAAGCTCTTCTTTGTTCTCGTATTTTGGTAAGTTGAGTTATAATTTCTCCAATAAGTATCTACTTTCAGCAACTCTGAGACGAGACGAAACATCTAGGTTTTTAGAAGGAAACAATACTGGGGTATTTCCTGCATTCAGTTTGGGTTGGGTGTTGAGTGAAGAAGCTTTTATTCCTGATTTTATTGCGAATTTAAAAGTAAGAGGGTCTTATGGACAGATGGGTAATCAATCTTTACCGACTGCCAATCCTGTTAGTAATATAAGTGTTCTGAATGATGAATACGCATTTTATAATTTTGGTGGGGCTAACACACCAGGTGCTATTCTTCAAAACCCTGGTAACCCTAACTTGACTTGGGAGACTTCAGTGCAGCAAAACTTAGGTTTGGATGTCGCCGTGCTGGGTGGAGATGTTGAGTTCACTTTTGATTATTTTGACATTGTCAGTCAGGATAATATAATAGCTCCTCCTACTGTTACCACAGGACCTTATGCACCGACTAATCCTTATTTCAACTTGGGTGAAATAAGTAACAAGGGTATTGATCTGGCACTTTCTTATGCGAATAATTCTAGTAGCTCAGAGTTGAAATATCAAGTGGGTCTAAAAGTGTCTCGTTATCGAAATGAAATATTGAAAACAGATGAGCAGGACAATTCATTGGTTGGCGGTAATATCAGAGGCATCACTTTTACCAATTCTGAAGTAGGGGGGCCTATTTCTTCTTTCTACGGTAGAGAGGTAGTAGGGATTTTCCGATCTGAGGCCGAAGTAGCTGCTGCGCCGGATCATGGTTTTGCCACGGATGCCGATGGAGTGGGTAGATTCCAATATGCAGATTTGGATGGCAATGGTTCAATTGATGATATGGATAGAAAATCCTTAGGTAGCCCTAACCCAGATTTTACCTATGGGTTTAACCTTGATATTCAATACAAAGGCTTTGATTTAGCCTTGTTCATTAATGGGTCTAAAGGCAATGAAATTTATAACTACACCAAAGCTTTGACAGATTTCCCAACATTTTACAATGGTAACAGAAGTGGAAGGGTATTGGATGCATTCCATCCGACAGATAACCCAGGTGGTTCGGTTCCTGCCTTGAGCCAAAGTGTTCAAAATAATGAAACACAGCCAAGTAGTTATTATGTAGAGGATGGCTCTTTTATGAGATTGAAAAACTTGCAGATTGGTTATTCTCTTCCAGAAGATATCATCTCTACAGTAGGGATGTCGAGAGCAAGAATTTACCTACAAGCTTCTAATTTGTTTACCATCACTGATTACAGTGGATTGGATCCAGAAATTGGAAGGTTCAATAACAATGATATTGATACAGGTATTGATTTCGGTAGCTACCCTACTTCTCAGACTTATCTTATAGGCTTAAGTGTTGATTTTTAA
- a CDS encoding glycoside hydrolase family 3 N-terminal domain-containing protein has protein sequence MISKYTKNIAALLAISLFCLIGCETPSSPTSETASSSAKDERVVELLKKMSVEDKVGQMTQITLSMLMKDNQLNIEELKNAIINKKVGSILNVNGVPLSLEEWHDLLTTIQDIATKETELQIPILYGIDAIHGTTYTKGSTLFPHNIGMGATRNPALVKASAKITAAETRASGIRWNFDPALGIARQPLWARYEEMYGEATVLSSVLGFEAIRGYEEDGLDQISAVASCMKHYLGYSVPLSGKDRTPAYIPDTQLREIFLPPFEAATLAGSSTVMINSGEINGIPVHGSKYYLTDILRGELGFEGLAVSDWEDIIRLHSRHRIAATPKEAVKIAVNAGVDMSMVPVDYSFFDLLVELVNDGEVPMSRIDEAVYRIVKLKFDLGLFENAYPEEEAIALFGKDAYKEVALNAALESITLLKNDDKTLPLKEGGKVLLMGPAANSKGALHGSWSYTWQGSDENQFPESTITIKQALENRIGAANVISNSTNDFEDPSNTDIAFLKQNAAKARVIILAIGEKSYAESPGGIHDLNLNDNQIMLAKAAYSTGKPVVLLLAQGRPRVISKIVDGADAIVNLYRPASQGAEATMQILYGDVNPSGVLPFSYPRYSGDVVLYDRKHTEEVTEFIPDSYGGGGYNPQWKFGHGLSYTTFTFGEIQLDKKSYTKSDEIKVTVEVSNTGDRAGKVAVDLFVSDLYASVTPSYKKLKKFTKISLEAGESKNVSFTLTADDLSFINAASEKTVEAGEFSVSVGDKKSNFELK, from the coding sequence ATGATTTCAAAATATACAAAGAATATCGCGGCATTATTAGCGATTTCATTATTCTGTTTGATAGGATGCGAAACTCCTAGTTCACCGACTAGCGAGACAGCTTCATCATCAGCGAAAGATGAGCGAGTGGTAGAGCTCCTCAAAAAAATGTCTGTTGAGGACAAAGTGGGGCAGATGACTCAGATCACTTTGAGCATGCTCATGAAAGACAATCAACTCAATATCGAAGAGTTGAAAAATGCCATTATCAACAAAAAGGTAGGATCTATCCTCAACGTAAATGGTGTTCCGCTTTCATTGGAAGAATGGCATGATTTACTGACGACCATTCAGGACATTGCTACGAAAGAGACGGAACTTCAAATCCCTATTTTATATGGAATTGATGCCATACACGGAACTACATATACCAAGGGTTCTACGCTATTTCCTCACAACATAGGAATGGGTGCGACCAGAAATCCAGCACTGGTAAAAGCCTCCGCCAAAATCACTGCAGCAGAAACTCGCGCCTCAGGAATCCGATGGAATTTCGATCCGGCTCTTGGGATTGCCAGACAACCGCTATGGGCTAGATATGAAGAAATGTATGGGGAAGCCACCGTGCTTTCTTCTGTATTAGGCTTTGAAGCAATCAGAGGCTATGAAGAAGATGGTTTGGATCAAATATCAGCCGTGGCTTCATGTATGAAACACTATTTGGGTTACTCAGTACCACTGAGCGGAAAAGACCGTACTCCGGCTTACATACCTGACACTCAACTGAGAGAAATCTTCCTACCTCCATTCGAGGCAGCAACATTGGCTGGAAGTAGTACTGTTATGATCAATTCTGGCGAAATCAACGGCATCCCAGTTCATGGTAGCAAATACTACCTGACCGACATCCTGAGAGGTGAGTTGGGTTTTGAAGGACTGGCTGTATCAGACTGGGAAGACATCATTCGTCTACATAGCAGACACAGAATAGCAGCTACTCCTAAAGAAGCGGTGAAGATAGCCGTAAACGCTGGAGTAGACATGAGCATGGTACCGGTAGATTATAGCTTCTTCGACTTGCTAGTTGAATTGGTCAATGATGGCGAAGTACCCATGAGTCGCATCGACGAAGCGGTCTACAGAATCGTAAAGCTTAAATTCGACCTGGGTCTTTTTGAAAATGCTTACCCGGAAGAAGAAGCCATTGCTCTTTTTGGCAAGGATGCTTACAAAGAAGTAGCGCTTAATGCAGCGTTAGAATCTATTACCTTGCTGAAAAATGATGACAAAACCTTACCTCTCAAAGAAGGCGGAAAGGTATTGTTGATGGGACCTGCTGCTAATAGCAAAGGAGCTCTTCATGGATCATGGTCTTACACCTGGCAAGGAAGCGACGAGAATCAATTTCCAGAAAGTACGATTACAATCAAGCAGGCTTTAGAAAATAGAATTGGAGCAGCTAATGTGATTTCCAATTCTACCAATGATTTCGAAGACCCGAGCAACACAGATATTGCCTTTTTGAAGCAGAATGCAGCCAAAGCTAGAGTCATTATTTTGGCAATCGGTGAAAAGTCCTACGCTGAATCTCCAGGAGGAATTCATGATTTGAATTTGAATGACAATCAAATCATGTTGGCAAAAGCGGCCTACAGCACAGGCAAGCCAGTTGTACTGCTACTTGCACAAGGCAGACCGCGTGTCATCTCAAAGATCGTAGATGGTGCTGATGCCATTGTAAATCTCTATCGTCCTGCCAGTCAAGGAGCTGAAGCCACTATGCAGATATTGTATGGAGATGTGAACCCTTCAGGAGTTTTGCCTTTTTCATATCCAAGATACTCAGGTGATGTAGTACTGTATGATCGCAAACATACAGAGGAAGTAACTGAGTTCATTCCAGACTCTTATGGAGGAGGCGGATACAATCCTCAATGGAAATTTGGACATGGTCTGAGCTATACCACTTTCACATTTGGAGAAATTCAATTGGATAAAAAATCTTACACCAAGAGTGATGAGATAAAGGTAACTGTAGAAGTAAGCAATACAGGTGATCGTGCTGGTAAAGTAGCAGTTGATCTTTTTGTATCTGATCTCTACGCCTCGGTTACTCCTAGCTACAAAAAACTCAAAAAGTTCACTAAGATTTCCCTGGAAGCGGGTGAAAGTAAAAATGTGTCCTTTACACTCACTGCTGATGACCTAAGCTTCATCAATGCAGCCAGTGAAAAAACAGTAGAAGCAGGGGAGTTTAGTGTAAGTGTTGGTGATAAAAAATCAAATTTTGAATTGAAGTAA
- a CDS encoding two-component regulator propeller domain-containing protein: MKAARIFFLFYWCIAPSINAQQSVSDYQFVSIQQELSQNTVTALAQDENDLLWIGTRSGLNRYDGINMKTFMFNGEDSLSICSNYIRSLYLTQNQKLIIGTLARGYCVYDERSETFTKLPSKKEPLELATSTINTFYEDEEGNIWMGTEHRGVFMWKKKEQVFVQYRHNENDAWGISSNKVTGIVGDDRGNLWISTWGGGLNLFDNNTKRFIHFMKDGDNGPQSNIIRCFAKGNDGTLWLGTDRGVDKVTYNRSGKYEFEHLPIKSNRGEDPFVLTILEDSQDRLWIGSENHGACVVDLETGDHHWYASQSKSEYSIKNNSIWALMEDSQGIIWVGTFNKGLYKLDEGNWKFPVYKHNPYDEQSLTHNAVSSFYEDDQGNVWIATDGGGVDYWDRKKDTFKHYRKESNPNMVDEVLSVMIDRNESVWIGNWQGGALVKKKGQKDFVPFQMEHNFDLQRDRENVFAIKEDSQGRIWFAVFRGGLLYYDPASDVFQSYAHDEYDSSSISSNDVRHVFEDSKGRFWIGTEGAGLNVLTDPSRGKFKRFYYNQDDSTTLSNNTVQCVIEDPKGRIWVGSSGGLNLYDETNQTFVHYGEENGFADEVIHSMQIDENNNLWISTNKGIVRFDPETRKVRNFDLNDGLQAMEFFKHSSFKLSDGQMLFGGVDGFNVIEPGQVSDDFDEPQVYLVDFRLSNRSVKKIDDIQYSGELMIDAQVELNYNQNDFNFEFAQINFNQSQKNQYAYRLKNYDKGWQESGSRREAYYTNVPPGNYVFEVKATNNGGEWSTKHASLAITIRPPWYATIWAYLLYGLLVMGILYYAFQTVLNRERLQTKLVLEHMELSKMQELDQMKSSFFANISHEFRSPLTLILGPLKAMIENGDFNSTREQVAMMLRNAENLLNLINQLLELSKLESGKMRLELVTMNVNEFLKPIIHSFSSMANRNNMAFKVVMPSKPVELSFDRDKLEKIAVNLLSNAFKYTNDFGKIEVALHDFPDKVILEVKDDGIGIPDEEQDFIFNRYYRVRDNKKKKSKGTGIGLSLTKELVELHHGHIEFTSRENEGTSFEVHLFKGKAHFDEEDFEHQEQTAVMVSRENQGVYELEESVIQSSSSNESLEEEEDKKLPLILVVEDNLDIRTYIKGILNSEYRVIQAEDGVQGIETAKEQIPDLIITDVMMPGKDGFELCKSIKSDVKTSHIPVILLTAKASNDSALDGFELGADYYITKPFNPKLLSLRVRNALNTRDQIRGQLNNNTLNIEPKNVKIASRDEEFITKAVSIIEENISNSEFYVDDLGKELGMSRMQLYRKLKGLIGQSANEFIRTIRLKRAAQLIKQGELNISEITYQVGFNDLQYFRDCFKKQYGMNPSEYSQGVTEKTL, from the coding sequence ATGAAAGCAGCGAGGATATTTTTTCTTTTCTATTGGTGTATTGCTCCGTCTATAAATGCCCAGCAGAGTGTTTCGGATTATCAGTTCGTTTCTATCCAACAGGAACTGTCTCAAAACACGGTGACCGCATTGGCTCAGGATGAAAATGACCTGCTATGGATCGGTACACGAAGTGGACTCAATCGCTATGATGGGATCAACATGAAAACCTTCATGTTCAATGGAGAAGACAGCTTGTCTATTTGCAGCAATTATATAAGGAGTTTATACCTGACCCAAAATCAAAAACTCATCATTGGTACATTGGCAAGAGGGTACTGTGTGTACGACGAGAGGTCCGAAACATTCACCAAGCTACCTTCTAAGAAAGAACCGCTAGAACTAGCGACATCAACCATCAATACCTTCTACGAAGATGAAGAAGGGAATATATGGATGGGTACAGAACATAGAGGAGTATTCATGTGGAAGAAGAAGGAACAGGTCTTTGTTCAATATCGCCATAATGAAAATGACGCCTGGGGAATTTCCTCAAACAAAGTAACTGGCATAGTAGGGGATGATCGAGGCAATTTATGGATTTCTACCTGGGGCGGGGGACTGAATCTTTTTGATAACAATACGAAGCGCTTTATTCATTTTATGAAGGATGGAGACAATGGCCCTCAGTCCAATATCATCCGGTGCTTTGCCAAAGGAAATGATGGTACCCTGTGGTTAGGTACGGATCGAGGCGTGGATAAAGTCACCTACAATAGATCGGGTAAATATGAATTTGAACATCTGCCTATTAAGAGTAATAGAGGAGAGGACCCTTTTGTTTTGACTATACTAGAAGACAGCCAGGATCGACTATGGATAGGTAGTGAAAATCATGGAGCCTGTGTAGTCGATTTAGAAACGGGTGATCATCACTGGTATGCCAGTCAGTCCAAAAGTGAATACAGCATCAAAAACAATTCTATATGGGCGCTGATGGAAGATTCTCAGGGTATCATTTGGGTGGGTACTTTTAATAAGGGACTCTATAAATTGGATGAAGGAAATTGGAAGTTTCCGGTATACAAGCACAACCCTTATGATGAGCAATCCTTGACGCATAATGCTGTCAGCTCTTTTTATGAAGACGATCAAGGAAATGTTTGGATCGCCACAGATGGTGGAGGAGTCGATTATTGGGATAGGAAAAAGGATACCTTCAAACACTATCGAAAAGAGAGTAATCCGAATATGGTGGATGAAGTGCTGAGTGTGATGATAGATCGAAACGAATCGGTATGGATTGGGAATTGGCAAGGCGGAGCTTTGGTTAAGAAAAAGGGGCAAAAGGACTTTGTGCCCTTTCAGATGGAACACAATTTTGATTTACAGAGAGACCGTGAAAATGTATTTGCAATCAAGGAGGATTCTCAAGGGCGCATCTGGTTTGCGGTTTTTAGGGGAGGGTTGTTGTACTATGATCCTGCGAGTGATGTTTTTCAAAGCTATGCTCATGACGAATATGATTCAAGCTCTATCAGTTCTAATGATGTTCGACATGTATTCGAGGATAGTAAAGGTCGATTTTGGATTGGTACCGAAGGGGCTGGTCTCAATGTTTTGACTGATCCTTCACGAGGTAAATTCAAGCGATTCTATTATAATCAGGATGACAGTACGACCTTAAGTAACAACACGGTTCAATGTGTGATAGAGGATCCGAAGGGTAGGATCTGGGTAGGCAGTTCTGGAGGTTTGAATCTTTATGATGAAACGAATCAAACCTTTGTCCATTATGGCGAAGAAAACGGTTTTGCAGATGAGGTCATACACTCGATGCAGATCGATGAAAATAACAATCTTTGGATTAGCACCAATAAAGGGATCGTTCGATTTGATCCAGAGACCAGGAAGGTTAGGAATTTTGATCTAAATGATGGTCTTCAGGCCATGGAATTTTTTAAGCATTCTAGTTTTAAACTGTCCGATGGTCAGATGTTATTTGGTGGAGTTGATGGGTTCAACGTGATAGAGCCTGGTCAGGTGTCTGACGATTTTGATGAACCACAGGTTTACCTTGTGGACTTTAGACTATCTAACCGGTCGGTTAAGAAAATTGATGATATTCAATATTCTGGTGAGTTGATGATCGATGCTCAGGTAGAATTGAACTACAATCAAAATGATTTCAATTTTGAATTTGCTCAGATCAACTTTAATCAATCGCAAAAAAATCAATATGCTTATCGATTAAAAAATTATGATAAGGGATGGCAAGAATCTGGAAGCAGACGTGAGGCTTACTATACGAATGTTCCTCCTGGTAATTACGTTTTTGAGGTGAAAGCAACCAATAATGGTGGAGAATGGAGTACGAAGCATGCATCATTGGCCATTACTATTCGTCCGCCATGGTATGCTACGATTTGGGCCTACCTACTCTATGGATTGTTGGTTATGGGGATTCTTTATTATGCCTTTCAGACTGTTTTGAATAGGGAAAGACTCCAAACCAAACTGGTGCTGGAGCATATGGAATTGTCCAAGATGCAAGAATTGGATCAGATGAAGTCCAGCTTTTTTGCCAATATCTCCCATGAGTTTAGATCTCCTCTGACCCTAATTCTGGGGCCACTGAAAGCCATGATTGAAAACGGGGATTTTAATAGTACCAGAGAGCAGGTCGCCATGATGCTCCGCAATGCTGAAAACCTTTTGAATCTAATCAATCAGCTATTGGAGTTGTCTAAGCTAGAGTCTGGAAAGATGAGACTAGAACTAGTAACCATGAATGTCAATGAGTTTCTGAAACCAATCATCCATTCCTTTTCATCCATGGCCAATAGAAACAATATGGCATTTAAGGTGGTTATGCCCTCTAAACCTGTAGAATTGTCTTTTGATAGGGATAAGTTGGAGAAAATAGCAGTTAACCTGCTTTCCAATGCCTTTAAGTATACCAATGATTTTGGAAAGATAGAGGTAGCGCTTCATGACTTTCCTGACAAGGTGATTTTAGAGGTGAAAGATGACGGGATTGGAATTCCAGATGAGGAACAGGACTTTATTTTCAATCGTTATTATAGAGTTCGGGACAATAAAAAGAAAAAAAGCAAAGGTACCGGTATTGGGCTTTCCTTGACTAAGGAGTTGGTTGAGCTACACCATGGTCATATAGAATTTACTAGTCGTGAAAATGAAGGGACCAGTTTTGAGGTGCACCTTTTCAAAGGAAAGGCTCATTTTGATGAGGAAGATTTTGAGCATCAAGAGCAGACAGCTGTCATGGTGAGTCGAGAAAACCAAGGGGTGTACGAACTGGAGGAATCGGTGATTCAGTCTTCTTCTTCCAATGAGTCCTTGGAAGAAGAAGAGGATAAAAAACTACCTCTTATATTAGTGGTAGAGGATAATCTTGATATTCGAACCTACATCAAAGGGATCTTGAATTCAGAATACCGGGTTATTCAGGCTGAAGATGGGGTACAAGGAATAGAGACAGCTAAAGAACAGATTCCGGATTTGATCATTACTGACGTGATGATGCCTGGTAAGGATGGCTTTGAGTTGTGCAAAAGCATCAAGTCGGATGTGAAGACCAGTCACATTCCGGTAATTCTATTAACAGCCAAGGCCTCCAATGACAGTGCCTTGGATGGATTCGAGTTAGGAGCAGATTATTATATTACCAAGCCCTTCAATCCCAAACTGCTGAGTCTTAGAGTAAGGAATGCACTCAATACCAGAGATCAAATCCGTGGGCAGCTCAATAACAATACGCTGAATATAGAACCTAAGAATGTAAAAATTGCTTCGCGCGATGAAGAGTTCATCACAAAAGCCGTTTCTATCATTGAAGAGAATATTTCTAATTCGGAATTTTATGTAGACGATCTGGGCAAAGAGCTAGGGATGAGTCGCATGCAGCTATATAGAAAACTCAAAGGTCTGATTGGGCAGTCAGCCAATGAATTCATCAGAACCATTCGACTCAAAAGAGCAGCGCAACTCATCAAGCAAGGAGAACTGAATATTTCTGAGATTACCTATCAAGTAGGATTCAATGATTTGCAGTATTTCAGGGATTGTTTCAAGAAACAATATGGGATGAATCCTTCTGAATATTCGCAAGGGGTAACTGAAAAAACCTTATAA